The following are from one region of the Chloracidobacterium sp. genome:
- a CDS encoding sigma-54-dependent Fis family transcriptional regulator, producing MANSVLIVDDEPGIRETLRGVLEDEGFEVEAAATGEACLNAAREQKFACILLDIWLGDGIDGLETLQKLREEGSDAAVVMISGHGNIETAVRSTKLGAFDFIEKPLSLERTVVTVKNAVRQRDLERSNEQLQRDLADEYIMVGDSIAMRALRKQIAVVAPSDGRVLISGESGTGKELFARAIHAQSRRRGAPFVEVNSAAIPEELVESELFGHVKGAFSGATTNKKGKFEIADGATLFLDEIGDMSPRVQAKMLRVLEEQRFEPVGSNRPVKVDVRVISATNKRLDDLIENGNFRADLFYRLNVIPFQLPPLRERSEDIPALVEHFNKKFSNDYAKKPKTFTEDAVATLRQHTWPGNIRELRNTVERIVIMVAKQKIGAKDLPEFGVSDEVRSSSFRFPTFKSATDAYQREFILHKLAEHDGNISKAAEEMGVDRSHLYRRMRNLGIQPKS from the coding sequence ATGGCAAATTCCGTTTTGATTGTTGATGATGAGCCCGGTATTCGCGAAACGCTGCGCGGCGTTCTTGAGGACGAGGGCTTCGAAGTAGAGGCGGCAGCAACAGGTGAGGCGTGTCTCAATGCGGCCCGTGAGCAGAAATTCGCCTGCATTCTGCTCGATATCTGGCTGGGCGACGGCATCGACGGACTCGAGACCCTTCAAAAACTTCGCGAAGAGGGAAGCGACGCTGCAGTGGTCATGATCTCGGGCCATGGGAACATCGAGACCGCTGTTCGCTCGACAAAACTCGGGGCTTTCGATTTCATCGAAAAACCATTGAGCCTCGAGCGTACCGTCGTTACGGTCAAGAATGCGGTACGCCAACGTGATCTCGAAAGAAGCAACGAACAGCTGCAGAGGGACCTCGCTGACGAGTATATAATGGTTGGCGATTCGATCGCGATGCGGGCACTGCGAAAGCAGATCGCGGTCGTAGCTCCGTCCGACGGGCGTGTGCTCATATCCGGCGAAAGCGGAACCGGGAAAGAACTTTTCGCACGCGCGATCCATGCCCAATCGAGACGCCGGGGAGCACCATTTGTCGAGGTTAACTCGGCCGCGATCCCTGAAGAATTGGTCGAATCAGAATTGTTTGGTCATGTGAAAGGGGCGTTTTCTGGTGCTACGACTAACAAGAAAGGGAAGTTCGAGATCGCCGACGGCGCGACGCTTTTCCTTGACGAGATAGGCGATATGTCGCCGCGTGTTCAGGCAAAGATGCTCCGCGTCCTCGAGGAGCAACGTTTCGAACCGGTCGGAAGCAACAGGCCCGTAAAGGTAGATGTAAGGGTGATCTCGGCAACCAACAAACGTCTGGATGATCTGATCGAAAATGGCAATTTTCGAGCAGATCTTTTTTATCGGCTTAACGTCATCCCGTTTCAGCTGCCGCCCCTTCGGGAGCGCTCAGAGGACATTCCAGCATTGGTCGAACACTTCAATAAGAAATTTTCAAATGATTACGCCAAAAAGCCAAAAACGTTCACTGAGGATGCGGTTGCGACCCTTCGACAACACACTTGGCCCGGAAACATCCGCGAGCTGCGAAATACGGTCGAACGGATCGTCATAATGGTTGCGAAACAAAAGATCGGTGCAAAGGATCTGCCGGAGTTTGGGGTCAGCGACGAAGTTCGTTCGTCGAGTTTTCGTTTCCCGACGTTTAAGTCAGCGACCGATGCCTATCAGCGTGAGTTCATATTGCACAAGCTCGCGGAGCACGATGGAAATATCTCGAAGGCCGCTGAAGAGATGGGGGTCGACCGCAGCCATCTCTACCGCCGTATGCGAAATCTGGGTATTCAGCCGAAGTCATGA
- the nadC gene encoding carboxylating nicotinate-nucleotide diphosphorylase: MNWLDNGDVLSAIGEFLAEDIGRGDITTQATVQPEVRGLGRFLAKEYLVVCGIEVAEAVFLHLDAEISEIETSVNEGDEVEEGAVFATLKGYADVLLTGERVALNLLQRMSGVATLTRQYVRAVEGTNAVIVDTRKTTPGLRLLEKYAVTVGGGRNHRMGLDDGVLIKDNHIALAGGITEAVLAAKQKAGHLHKIEVEITNWAQLREAIEAGADIVMLDNQTPEEAAKLVEMSRNMNPGVLIEASGGMDLDRVRSFAEAGVDLISVGRLTHSARAVDISFKIQTL, translated from the coding sequence ATGAACTGGCTCGATAATGGTGACGTCCTTTCTGCGATCGGCGAGTTTTTGGCCGAAGACATTGGCCGCGGCGATATAACAACGCAGGCGACGGTTCAGCCTGAGGTCAGAGGACTCGGGCGGTTTTTGGCAAAAGAATACCTTGTTGTGTGCGGGATCGAGGTTGCCGAGGCGGTCTTTCTTCACCTTGACGCCGAGATCTCTGAGATCGAGACGTCTGTCAACGAGGGTGACGAGGTCGAGGAGGGGGCGGTATTCGCGACGCTCAAAGGGTACGCCGATGTTCTATTGACCGGTGAGCGCGTCGCACTGAATCTTCTTCAAAGAATGTCCGGTGTCGCGACTTTGACTCGGCAATATGTCCGCGCTGTCGAGGGGACGAACGCAGTGATCGTTGATACACGAAAGACCACGCCTGGACTCCGGCTATTAGAAAAATATGCTGTTACTGTCGGCGGCGGGCGAAATCACCGAATGGGGCTCGATGACGGCGTATTGATCAAAGACAATCACATTGCGTTGGCCGGAGGCATCACTGAGGCAGTCCTCGCGGCAAAGCAAAAAGCCGGCCATCTGCACAAGATCGAGGTCGAGATCACCAACTGGGCACAGCTCCGCGAAGCTATCGAAGCCGGAGCCGACATCGTCATGCTTGATAACCAAACGCCTGAAGAAGCTGCGAAATTGGTCGAAATGTCACGGAACATGAATCCCGGCGTACTCATCGAGGCGTCCGGCGGTATGGACCTTGACCGTGTCCGGTCATTTGCTGAGGCGGGCGTCGACCTTATCTCGGTCGGAAGGCTGACCCACTCGGCTCGAGCGGTCGATATCTCATTCAAGATCCAAACACTCTAA
- a CDS encoding valine--tRNA ligase, which produces MEIPKSYDPKVAEENHYDRWESIGCFAPEINKDPKAKKFSIVIPPPNVTGSLHMGHALQHTIMDVLTRWKRMQGYRTLWLPGTDHAGISVQRKVVEQLRKDEKRSPLDIGREDFVRRAWAWKEQYGNTITEQMRREGASVDWSRHRFTMDDSLSLAVRNVFCTLYDEGWIYRGLRIVNWCPKDKTVLSDLEVKEETRKDGKLTYLRYPVKGTDRTITVATTRPETMLGDTAVAVNPLDERYTDLIGKTVSLPLTGREIPIIADDYVDPEFGTGAVKITPAHDPNDYVVGERHGLEQLLVMNDDGTMNAAAGAAFDGIDRFDARKMVVEQFESLGLLDRIEDYEVSLPICERCKTIVEPILSDQWFVKMDELRDMALDLIRTGKPQFWPQVPHEKVYTTWLENLKDWTISRQLWWGHQIPAWYDNEGNVYVARTPEEAKEKAGDKELTQDQDVLDTWFSSGLWAFSTFGWNGEVRNTPDLETFLPTDVLVTGRDIIFLWVSRMMMLTKKFVGKAAFDDVVVTGTVLGKDGKPMSKSRGNGVDPIEMFDKFGVDATRIYLASIATGADIKWNDTGVETYRNFANKIWNATRFCLLNSDGAQVKAIVPEELTGIADRWIVSRLNKTAINVNSSLAKYEFHTAVSLLYHFFWDDFCDWYIELKKDEINAGDIEASWLILSVLEQALRLLHPFMPYLTEELWQKLPGTNSQFHNPAYSSAERTIMLADFPPGTADLSDDRAENEMGSVIDLIRRVRNIRTDMNIKPSDRVAVHVAGGEDICAVFAANEAQILKLARADKLVRGDTLTVPKASAKAVIANAEIAVPLEGLIDFSKERERLQNQIGKLAIELTRLSGQLSNLDFVKKAPAEKVEALRERRSEIEIQTATLQQNLTSLE; this is translated from the coding sequence ATGGAAATCCCGAAGTCATACGATCCGAAGGTCGCTGAGGAAAATCACTACGATCGCTGGGAATCGATCGGCTGTTTTGCGCCGGAGATCAACAAGGATCCGAAGGCAAAAAAGTTTTCGATCGTTATCCCGCCGCCGAATGTCACTGGCAGCCTGCACATGGGCCACGCGCTTCAGCATACGATCATGGATGTATTGACGCGTTGGAAGCGAATGCAGGGCTACCGCACGCTTTGGCTTCCAGGTACCGATCATGCAGGTATCTCTGTACAGCGCAAGGTCGTCGAACAACTGAGAAAAGACGAGAAACGATCGCCATTGGATATCGGACGGGAGGACTTTGTTCGAAGGGCATGGGCGTGGAAAGAGCAATACGGCAACACGATCACCGAGCAGATGCGGCGCGAAGGGGCGTCGGTCGATTGGTCACGACATCGTTTTACCATGGACGACAGCCTCTCGCTAGCGGTTAGAAACGTCTTTTGCACATTGTATGACGAAGGCTGGATATATCGCGGACTTCGGATCGTCAATTGGTGTCCGAAGGATAAGACGGTACTCTCCGACCTCGAGGTCAAAGAGGAAACAAGGAAGGATGGGAAACTGACATATTTGCGGTATCCGGTAAAGGGAACCGACCGCACTATCACGGTTGCGACGACGCGTCCTGAGACGATGCTCGGCGATACGGCAGTTGCCGTGAACCCATTGGACGAGCGCTACACCGATCTGATCGGAAAGACAGTTTCATTGCCGCTCACAGGTCGTGAAATACCGATAATCGCCGATGATTACGTCGACCCGGAATTCGGGACCGGTGCAGTAAAGATCACTCCGGCTCATGACCCGAACGATTACGTCGTCGGTGAACGCCATGGGCTTGAACAACTTCTCGTAATGAACGATGACGGCACGATGAATGCGGCTGCTGGAGCCGCCTTCGATGGAATTGACCGTTTTGATGCCCGGAAGATGGTAGTAGAGCAGTTCGAGAGCCTAGGTTTGCTGGATAGGATCGAAGACTACGAGGTCTCGCTGCCGATCTGCGAACGCTGTAAGACCATTGTCGAACCGATACTATCTGACCAATGGTTCGTAAAGATGGATGAATTGCGCGATATGGCACTTGACCTGATTCGAACAGGCAAACCGCAATTCTGGCCGCAGGTCCCGCATGAAAAGGTCTATACGACGTGGCTCGAAAATCTAAAGGATTGGACGATATCACGGCAGCTTTGGTGGGGACATCAGATCCCGGCTTGGTACGACAATGAAGGGAATGTCTATGTCGCACGAACGCCGGAGGAAGCGAAAGAAAAAGCAGGCGATAAAGAACTGACTCAGGACCAGGATGTTCTTGACACATGGTTTTCGTCGGGGCTCTGGGCTTTCTCAACATTCGGTTGGAACGGTGAGGTCAGAAATACACCCGATCTCGAGACATTTCTGCCTACTGATGTTCTCGTTACGGGCCGCGACATCATCTTCCTTTGGGTCTCGCGAATGATGATGTTGACGAAGAAGTTTGTTGGTAAGGCCGCATTCGACGACGTGGTGGTGACCGGAACCGTTCTTGGAAAGGACGGAAAGCCGATGTCAAAGTCCCGTGGAAACGGCGTCGATCCGATCGAGATGTTCGACAAATTCGGCGTTGATGCAACCCGCATTTATCTTGCTTCGATCGCGACCGGCGCGGACATTAAATGGAACGACACCGGCGTCGAGACCTACCGAAACTTCGCCAACAAAATATGGAACGCAACGCGTTTCTGCCTTTTAAATTCCGACGGCGCCCAAGTAAAGGCTATTGTTCCGGAAGAACTGACCGGTATCGCCGACCGATGGATCGTCTCGCGATTGAACAAGACCGCGATCAATGTAAACAGCTCGCTTGCAAAATACGAGTTTCATACGGCAGTTTCGCTTCTTTACCATTTCTTTTGGGACGATTTTTGCGATTGGTACATCGAACTCAAGAAAGACGAGATCAACGCAGGTGATATCGAGGCGAGTTGGCTGATCTTATCAGTGCTCGAACAGGCATTGCGGCTGCTTCATCCCTTTATGCCGTACTTGACCGAAGAGCTGTGGCAGAAATTGCCCGGAACTAACAGCCAATTTCACAATCCAGCCTATAGTTCAGCTGAACGCACGATAATGCTTGCCGACTTTCCTCCGGGCACTGCGGACCTTTCCGACGATCGAGCCGAAAACGAGATGGGGTCAGTGATCGACCTTATTCGTCGTGTTCGGAATATCCGGACGGATATGAACATCAAGCCTTCGGATCGCGTCGCGGTTCATGTAGCAGGTGGGGAGGATATTTGCGCAGTATTCGCGGCGAACGAAGCACAGATCTTAAAGCTTGCACGGGCTGATAAGCTTGTGCGTGGCGACACCCTCACGGTGCCTAAAGCGTCCGCCAAAGCTGTGATAGCAAATGCCGAGATCGCTGTGCCGCTCGAAGGCCTGATCGATTTTAGTAAGGAACGCGAACGGTTGCAAAACCAGATCGGGAAACTTGCGATCGAATTGACGCGGCTTAGCGGACAGTTGTCAAATTTGGATTTCGTTAAAAAAGCACCCGCCGAAAAGGTAGAAGCTCTGCGAGAACGAAGATCGGAGATCGAGATTCAGACCGCAACACTCCAGCAAAATCTTACGTCACTCGAGTGA
- a CDS encoding HAMP domain-containing protein, translated as MPWLLGGFVFLSFIVLVLLQTSNLWKDLTVATASDTLLLYALSSLNFFAFVIFGFIFLRSILKLARERRALQLGSRIKTRLFVYFAAISLLPIIAMAGFTYLFMNRAIERWFSQIPENVVREAEAVQDKAVADQAARLVDTAKMLAAAFADRQPTGVELAKLAQDGNLTHIEIVSRKGETIAVSSSKLATVKQAELDAILVLARSGQIAEPSADNSTGFDIAAAELSDGRRLLIVPEPRSGESVSQMVDTALVELDRLKGQNLTVRQLGFLTLGVLTFMLIFASSWTAFYIARGLTVPIKALAEGADKIAQGDFSHRVDVIAEDELALLVDTFNQMSSKLEANSVELSERRRYIETVFEALPTGVISVDAEGRVGTINRAAIKMLRLENADFRGFDLDKLVGEDDRLILERLVARARRIGRAAEQTTLRRETKGLSGDASPEITVAITATALENDSGAVLVIEDLSELITAQRASAWQEVARRMAHEIKNPLTPIQLSAERIAKRFIESHSNGSGDIHATDGQTKRVIQDGTTTILREVQSLKAMVDEFSRFARLPNAQPERGNLNGIVEKVLALYEGRKNSAVIVADLSASLPEAMIDAEQMKRVFVNLIENSLEAFDNGSTENSITITTRHDLARDIIVSEVSDNGKGIAPADLQKLFQPYFSTKGRGTGLGLAIVHRIIGEHKGKINVVANQPKGAKFIIELPVAV; from the coding sequence ATGCCCTGGCTATTGGGGGGCTTTGTCTTTTTATCCTTCATCGTACTGGTCTTGCTTCAGACGTCGAACCTTTGGAAGGATCTGACGGTCGCAACCGCGAGCGACACATTGCTGCTTTACGCTCTTTCCTCGCTAAACTTCTTTGCTTTCGTGATCTTTGGTTTCATCTTTCTTCGTAGCATTTTGAAACTTGCCCGCGAGCGGCGTGCTCTTCAATTAGGTTCGCGAATAAAAACGCGTTTGTTCGTATATTTTGCTGCGATCAGCCTGCTTCCGATCATCGCAATGGCTGGTTTTACATACCTTTTCATGAACCGGGCGATCGAACGCTGGTTCTCGCAAATACCTGAAAATGTGGTCCGCGAAGCCGAGGCTGTGCAGGATAAGGCCGTTGCAGATCAGGCCGCAAGGCTCGTCGATACGGCAAAAATGTTGGCAGCGGCTTTCGCAGATCGACAACCGACAGGTGTTGAGCTGGCAAAACTTGCTCAAGACGGCAATTTGACGCACATAGAGATAGTTTCTCGTAAGGGCGAAACGATCGCAGTCAGTTCGAGCAAATTAGCAACTGTGAAACAGGCCGAGCTGGATGCGATCCTTGTTTTGGCAAGGTCGGGGCAAATTGCCGAACCGTCGGCTGATAACAGCACCGGTTTTGATATCGCGGCCGCCGAGCTCTCTGATGGCCGTCGCCTGTTGATAGTGCCCGAACCCAGATCGGGCGAAAGTGTAAGCCAGATGGTCGACACCGCGCTCGTTGAACTTGACCGGCTTAAAGGACAGAATTTGACCGTACGTCAACTCGGGTTTTTGACGCTCGGTGTATTGACGTTCATGCTCATTTTTGCCTCTTCATGGACGGCGTTCTATATCGCTCGTGGTTTGACGGTGCCGATAAAGGCGTTGGCTGAGGGGGCCGACAAGATCGCTCAAGGTGATTTTTCGCACCGCGTCGATGTCATTGCCGAGGACGAACTTGCTTTGCTTGTCGACACCTTTAACCAAATGTCTTCAAAGCTTGAGGCGAATTCGGTCGAGCTTTCGGAAAGGCGGCGGTACATAGAAACCGTATTTGAGGCATTGCCCACTGGTGTAATATCGGTCGACGCTGAGGGACGGGTCGGGACGATAAATCGAGCGGCGATAAAGATGCTTCGGCTTGAAAATGCAGATTTTCGAGGATTCGATCTCGATAAACTCGTAGGCGAAGACGATCGTCTGATTCTGGAACGTCTCGTAGCAAGGGCGAGGCGAATAGGCCGGGCTGCGGAACAGACGACTCTCCGCCGCGAGACGAAGGGCCTCTCGGGTGACGCCAGCCCCGAGATCACCGTTGCTATCACTGCAACCGCACTCGAAAATGACAGCGGTGCGGTTCTTGTGATCGAAGATCTTTCAGAACTGATAACAGCACAACGTGCCTCTGCATGGCAGGAGGTCGCCCGCCGAATGGCACACGAGATCAAAAATCCACTTACGCCGATACAGCTTTCGGCCGAGCGGATAGCAAAACGGTTCATTGAATCGCATAGTAATGGCAGCGGAGACATCCATGCGACCGACGGTCAAACGAAGCGTGTGATCCAAGATGGTACGACGACCATCTTGCGTGAAGTGCAGTCGTTAAAGGCTATGGTCGATGAGTTCTCGCGATTTGCCCGCTTGCCCAACGCCCAGCCCGAGCGCGGGAATCTTAACGGCATTGTCGAAAAGGTGCTTGCTCTCTACGAAGGCCGAAAAAACTCCGCTGTCATCGTTGCTGACCTTTCCGCGTCACTCCCTGAGGCGATGATCGACGCTGAACAGATGAAACGCGTTTTTGTCAACCTGATCGAGAACTCGCTTGAGGCATTTGATAATGGCTCGACCGAGAATTCGATCACGATCACGACACGACACGACCTTGCCCGCGACATAATCGTCTCAGAGGTTTCTGACAACGGTAAAGGCATCGCTCCGGCTGATCTGCAGAAGTTGTTTCAACCTTATTTCTCGACAAAAGGCCGCGGCACAGGCCTCGGGCTGGCGATCGTTCATCGGATCATCGGGGAGCATAAAGGGAAAATAAATGTCGTAGCGAATCAGCCAAAGGGAGCGAAATTTATAATCGAGTTGCCGGTTGCGGTTTAG
- a CDS encoding response regulator produces MNVSKRKLLLADDSVTIQKVVNLTFAEEGIEVTTVSDGDAALEFLSRERPDLVMADVNMPGASGYQICEAIRAHESTRTIPVVLLVGSFEPFDESEAERVGANAFMTKPFQSIRQLVTNITEMMAATADRQGTVGDSMPAADEYGGDNEIEQGDDIDRLYEQSLVTAGAESGEVVKEFEFGDSGLDDEMIETSYASPETDVETIDFGLADVLDNDLPDVRDEQQFDPSPYYPDGDPAAETVELPRSLAESYQDESYRPPEVSLPIAWEEPHPNREPEPLAFERITDEPEEASLQAIEQSGTADTLAVSDLHEVQESEPSDFDASVDERYVVAKDSVDGESGVQTQSETSFVPQPVFEGIDLLELPPVGDNRTIEFTTPELAREETGSKQVVTLSPELMELLVQKVVEKLAQKY; encoded by the coding sequence ATGAACGTCTCTAAACGCAAGCTTTTACTTGCCGATGATTCCGTAACGATCCAGAAAGTCGTCAATCTTACGTTTGCCGAAGAAGGCATCGAAGTGACGACCGTCAGCGACGGAGACGCCGCTCTTGAGTTTCTATCGAGAGAACGTCCCGATCTCGTTATGGCCGATGTCAACATGCCCGGGGCAAGCGGTTATCAGATCTGCGAGGCGATCCGGGCACATGAATCGACACGGACCATTCCGGTCGTACTTCTTGTCGGATCATTTGAGCCTTTTGACGAATCGGAAGCTGAACGCGTCGGGGCGAATGCGTTCATGACCAAACCGTTTCAATCGATACGGCAGTTAGTGACCAATATAACCGAAATGATGGCCGCAACAGCCGATCGACAAGGCACGGTCGGCGATTCGATGCCCGCTGCCGACGAGTATGGCGGCGACAACGAGATCGAGCAGGGGGACGATATAGACCGGCTTTACGAGCAGAGCCTGGTTACGGCCGGCGCCGAATCTGGCGAAGTGGTTAAAGAGTTCGAGTTCGGCGACAGCGGTCTCGATGACGAAATGATAGAGACAAGCTACGCCTCACCCGAAACTGACGTTGAGACGATCGATTTCGGGCTGGCTGATGTCTTAGATAACGATCTCCCGGATGTGCGGGACGAACAGCAGTTTGACCCGTCTCCCTATTATCCCGACGGCGATCCGGCGGCTGAAACGGTCGAATTGCCTCGCTCTTTGGCCGAAAGCTATCAGGACGAAAGTTATCGGCCTCCGGAAGTCTCTTTGCCGATCGCGTGGGAGGAACCCCACCCGAATCGGGAGCCGGAGCCGCTCGCATTCGAACGGATAACCGATGAGCCGGAAGAGGCGAGCTTGCAGGCTATTGAGCAGTCGGGAACAGCAGATACCCTGGCGGTTTCGGATTTGCACGAAGTTCAAGAAAGCGAACCCTCGGACTTTGATGCAAGCGTTGACGAGCGATATGTTGTGGCAAAGGACAGCGTAGACGGGGAATCGGGCGTTCAGACGCAAAGCGAAACATCATTCGTACCTCAACCGGTCTTCGAGGGTATCGATCTGCTTGAGCTGCCGCCGGTCGGCGACAACCGCACGATCGAATTCACTACGCCTGAACTGGCACGAGAGGAAACCGGCAGTAAGCAGGTCGTTACCCTCTCGCCGGAATTGATGGAGTTGCTGGTTCAAAAGGTGGTCGAAAAGCTGGCTCAAAAATACTAG
- a CDS encoding CPBP family intramembrane metalloprotease, which yields MAVFIAIFLFSTALLGYLSNVALSNIPIGFGPGSISFFVTSGLVSLVAALFAGWVCGRHLEGLPFRALGAWFSRRWFVHALLGLAFGLLTLSLAIGLGVLLGGLTFSPNAGQGRWAIFLTMGVSFAVFAIAAAFEEALFRGYILQTFARSGLILFGVILTSFMFATVHNANPNASVLSWINTFLAGIWFATSYIRTRDLWFVTGMHITWNWTQGAVFGVEVSGLKELIAAPMLSESDLGPVWLTGGSYGVEGGIVTTIALIVSTAAIYFLPILRPDEEILAMTSPPRYAIEPELQNA from the coding sequence ATGGCTGTGTTTATCGCGATCTTCTTATTCTCGACCGCGCTCCTTGGTTACCTATCTAATGTCGCCTTATCAAACATACCGATAGGCTTCGGGCCTGGTTCGATCTCGTTTTTCGTAACCAGCGGGCTGGTCTCGCTGGTTGCAGCGCTGTTCGCTGGTTGGGTTTGCGGCCGGCATCTAGAGGGCCTTCCGTTCCGCGCTCTTGGAGCCTGGTTCTCGCGAAGGTGGTTTGTTCACGCATTGCTGGGCCTGGCCTTCGGGCTTCTGACGCTTTCGCTGGCGATCGGGCTAGGCGTTCTTTTAGGCGGACTTACCTTTTCACCGAACGCCGGTCAAGGGCGATGGGCAATATTCTTGACTATGGGGGTTTCGTTCGCTGTCTTCGCTATCGCGGCCGCATTTGAAGAGGCGTTGTTTCGGGGCTACATTCTGCAGACGTTTGCGAGGTCGGGCCTGATCTTGTTTGGAGTGATACTGACTTCGTTCATGTTCGCAACCGTCCATAACGCCAATCCTAATGCCTCAGTACTCTCATGGATCAATACGTTTTTGGCAGGCATATGGTTTGCGACGTCGTATATCAGGACCCGCGACCTGTGGTTTGTCACAGGAATGCACATAACCTGGAACTGGACTCAGGGAGCCGTTTTTGGGGTCGAGGTAAGCGGCTTGAAGGAGTTGATCGCAGCTCCGATGCTTAGCGAATCGGATCTCGGCCCGGTCTGGCTGACCGGCGGCAGCTATGGTGTTGAAGGCGGAATCGTGACCACCATTGCTCTTATCGTTTCAACTGCGGCGATCTATTTTCTTCCGATCCTGAGACCCGACGAGGAGATCCTCGCAATGACCAGCCCACCGAGATACGCCATCGAGCCTGAGCTTCAAAATGCTTAG
- the pdxA gene encoding 4-hydroxythreonine-4-phosphate dehydrogenase PdxA: MQVRPRIGVTIGDPAGIGPEIVLRSAADADLNKFADIIIVGDLGLLRRTAASFSIPVRLRNADEQEPFGSVPVIDLGGLPSDLAIGRESPVCGRAAGSYIEKAVELWRAGKIDAIATAPINKGSLVLGGYDFPGHTEFLAQLTGTREFAMSFFADKLRVVLVSTHVPLRKAIELVKTETMISLITFASEQFKKLLGRSVKIAVAGVNPHASEHGMFGVEEADEIEPAIARCRDELGIDVSGPYSPDTVFLRGYRGEFDAVIACYHDQATIAVKSLSFGSAVNVTLGLPLIRTSVDHGTAFDIAGKGIADASSMQSAIKLAADLAMQRPMKCTADDAQ, translated from the coding sequence ATGCAAGTACGTCCAAGGATCGGGGTAACAATCGGCGACCCGGCGGGAATCGGACCTGAGATCGTCTTGCGGTCTGCCGCTGATGCCGATTTGAATAAGTTCGCTGACATCATCATAGTCGGTGATCTAGGGTTATTACGTCGTACGGCCGCTTCGTTTTCAATTCCCGTCCGGCTGCGAAATGCGGATGAGCAGGAGCCTTTCGGTTCTGTCCCGGTGATCGATCTCGGTGGTCTCCCGTCTGACTTGGCGATCGGTCGAGAGTCGCCCGTTTGCGGCCGGGCGGCAGGAAGCTATATCGAAAAAGCGGTCGAACTCTGGCGAGCAGGAAAGATCGACGCGATCGCGACAGCCCCTATAAATAAGGGCTCGCTTGTTCTCGGCGGTTACGATTTTCCCGGTCATACCGAGTTTCTTGCTCAGTTGACTGGAACTCGCGAGTTTGCCATGAGTTTTTTTGCGGACAAATTACGCGTCGTGCTGGTTTCGACTCACGTGCCTTTAAGAAAAGCGATCGAACTTGTGAAGACCGAGACCATGATATCGCTAATCACTTTTGCCTCGGAACAGTTCAAGAAGTTGCTCGGGCGTAGTGTCAAGATCGCCGTCGCTGGAGTGAATCCGCATGCCTCGGAACATGGGATGTTCGGTGTCGAGGAAGCAGACGAGATCGAACCGGCAATAGCGCGATGCCGCGACGAGCTTGGCATCGACGTATCGGGTCCGTATTCCCCGGACACGGTCTTTTTACGAGGCTATCGGGGCGAATTTGACGCGGTCATCGCGTGTTATCATGATCAGGCTACGATCGCCGTTAAGTCGTTGTCGTTCGGCTCAGCGGTAAATGTGACCCTGGGACTTCCGTTGATCCGAACTTCCGTCGACCATGGAACGGCGTTCGATATTGCGGGCAAGGGTATTGCCGATGCTTCGAGTATGCAATCTGCGATCAAACTAGCTGCCGATTTGGCCATGCAACGCCCGATGAAGTGCACGGCCGACGATGCCCAGTGA
- a CDS encoding response regulator, with amino-acid sequence MVSETPPRPAVLIADDDAAILKLVTAIVQAEGYEVVAANDGKQAYKLLQSNHQIRAVIVDIRMPYIEGTELLRFMRSNERFSHIPVIVMTAGTDPKATSSSFNAGAAAFLSKPFTNSQLRLMLKTVLDSR; translated from the coding sequence ATGGTTTCTGAGACTCCTCCAAGACCAGCTGTTCTTATCGCCGATGACGACGCGGCGATCCTTAAGCTTGTTACAGCAATCGTTCAGGCGGAGGGATATGAGGTCGTTGCTGCGAATGATGGCAAGCAAGCTTACAAACTGCTTCAATCAAACCACCAGATCCGAGCCGTCATCGTTGACATTCGTATGCCCTATATCGAAGGAACCGAACTGCTGCGGTTCATGCGTTCCAATGAACGATTTTCGCATATTCCGGTGATCGTTATGACCGCCGGAACCGATCCGAAAGCGACGTCCTCAAGTTTCAATGCTGGTGCTGCGGCATTTCTTTCAAAGCCGTTCACAAACAGCCAATTGCGGCTAATGTTGAAGACGGTCCTAGATAGTCGGTGA